A section of the Mycolicibacterium anyangense genome encodes:
- a CDS encoding aminotransferase class I/II-fold pyridoxal phosphate-dependent enzyme: protein MPDDPRGLRASAPLLDAWLRFAENPPTPFTIPGHKQRHDLVGDVVAGDVPLYAGLDTMKLSRGVLAEAEGLAARLWGAQVCRFSVGGATHVNQSLALAVAAGSGDVNASGSPGNGSVVISRTLHRSMLLGLVLAGLTPVWVFPEIDPLTGLPLGVRPDSVTAALQQCPQARAVFVGDPSYVGTVGDIRGLAEAAHAGAVPLIVDAAWAAHFGFHPDLPRHPLQLGADAMVVSAHKTLPAWSQAAMVLANGQRIDPAALDAGVEATHTTSPAGAILASIDAARALLERDGAALLGEALAAVRVARAELCGVEGLVVLDGAHVDPLKLTVVLSGTGADGIAVENDLLAAGLPVEAAERDMIVAQVSLADTHDSLGRLVETLVQSVRRHRGAPRPVVAGAAYQIAPVTAMPPREAFFAPTETVELRRAVGRVSVELVAPYPPGIPVLAPGEQITEGVLDTLAKARADGVRVAYAADRTLQTLRVVR from the coding sequence ATGCCTGACGATCCACGCGGATTGCGCGCGAGCGCGCCGCTGTTGGATGCGTGGTTGCGCTTCGCCGAGAACCCACCCACGCCGTTCACCATCCCGGGCCACAAGCAGCGGCACGACCTGGTCGGCGATGTCGTCGCCGGCGACGTTCCGCTGTATGCGGGCCTGGACACCATGAAGCTGAGCCGGGGCGTCCTGGCCGAGGCGGAGGGCCTGGCCGCGCGGCTGTGGGGTGCGCAGGTCTGCCGGTTCTCCGTCGGCGGGGCGACGCACGTCAACCAATCGCTGGCGCTGGCGGTGGCCGCCGGCAGCGGCGATGTCAACGCCAGTGGGTCGCCCGGCAACGGTTCGGTGGTCATCAGCCGGACCCTGCACCGGTCGATGCTGCTGGGCCTGGTTCTGGCCGGCCTCACGCCGGTGTGGGTGTTTCCCGAGATCGACCCGTTGACCGGCTTGCCGCTCGGGGTACGGCCCGATTCGGTCACCGCTGCGCTGCAGCAGTGTCCGCAGGCGCGGGCGGTGTTCGTCGGTGACCCGTCCTACGTCGGGACCGTCGGTGACATCCGCGGGCTCGCCGAGGCGGCGCACGCCGGTGCCGTGCCACTGATCGTCGACGCGGCCTGGGCCGCGCATTTCGGGTTTCACCCCGACCTGCCGCGCCACCCGCTGCAGCTGGGTGCCGACGCCATGGTGGTCAGCGCACACAAGACGCTGCCCGCGTGGAGCCAGGCCGCCATGGTGCTGGCCAACGGTCAGCGGATCGACCCGGCGGCTCTGGATGCCGGGGTGGAGGCGACGCACACCACCAGCCCCGCCGGTGCCATCCTCGCCAGCATCGATGCTGCCCGCGCGCTGCTCGAGCGCGACGGGGCCGCCCTGTTGGGGGAGGCGCTGGCCGCGGTGCGCGTCGCCCGTGCCGAATTGTGCGGTGTCGAGGGCCTCGTGGTCCTCGACGGTGCGCACGTCGATCCGCTCAAGCTGACGGTGGTGCTGTCCGGCACCGGTGCCGACGGGATCGCCGTCGAGAACGACCTGCTGGCAGCCGGACTGCCGGTGGAGGCCGCCGAGCGCGACATGATCGTCGCGCAGGTGTCCCTGGCCGACACCCACGACAGCCTCGGGCGCCTGGTGGAGACGCTGGTGCAGTCGGTGCGGCGACATCGTGGGGCGCCCCGGCCCGTCGTCGCCGGGGCGGCCTACCAGATCGCCCCCGTCACGGCGATGCCGCCGCGGGAGGCGTTCTTCGCCCCCACCGAGACCGTCGAGTTGAGGCGCGCGGTGGGGCGCGTGAGCGTCGAACTCGTCGCGCCCTACCCGCCGGGCATACCGGTCCTGGCGCCCGGTGAGCAGATCACCGAGGGCGTCCTGGACACCTTGGCCAAGGCCCGCGCCGACGGCGTCCGGGTCGCCTATGCCGCCGACAGGACGCTGCAGACGCTGCGAGTGGTGCGCTGA
- a CDS encoding DNA polymerase domain-containing protein: protein MATKAEELDVDGVAVRLTNRDKSYFPALGSAGTKGTLVEYYRTVACAGPLLTALRDRPTHLQRFPDGIDGEEIYQKRVPEKHPDYLQTCRVTFPSGRTADALKVTHPSAVVWAAQMGTVTFHPWQVRCPDTDHPDELRVDLDPQPGTGFAQARTVAVDILKPLLDELGLIGYPKTSGGRGIHVFLRIAEHWDFVAVRRAGIALAREIERRAEDLVTTSWWKEERGKRIFIDYNQNARDRTFAAAYAVRATPIATVSTPLTWAELADADPDDYTMATVPALIASRGDPMADMDSQAQSIDALLAMADADDERGLGDLPYPPNYPKMPGEPKRVQPSRDTDRKADRDIDGH from the coding sequence GTGGCGACCAAGGCCGAGGAACTCGACGTCGACGGCGTCGCGGTGCGGCTCACCAATCGGGACAAGAGCTATTTCCCCGCACTCGGATCAGCCGGGACCAAGGGCACTCTCGTCGAGTACTACCGCACGGTTGCCTGCGCCGGACCATTGCTGACCGCGCTGCGCGACCGCCCCACGCATCTGCAGCGATTCCCCGACGGGATCGACGGCGAGGAGATCTACCAGAAGCGGGTGCCCGAGAAGCATCCTGACTATCTGCAGACCTGCCGGGTGACGTTCCCGTCCGGCCGTACCGCGGACGCGCTGAAGGTGACCCACCCGTCGGCAGTGGTGTGGGCTGCCCAGATGGGCACCGTGACCTTTCATCCGTGGCAGGTGCGGTGTCCGGACACCGACCATCCCGACGAGCTGCGGGTGGACCTCGACCCGCAGCCGGGCACGGGATTCGCGCAGGCGCGCACCGTCGCCGTCGACATCCTCAAGCCACTGCTCGACGAACTCGGTCTGATCGGTTACCCCAAGACCTCGGGCGGCCGAGGGATCCACGTGTTCCTGCGTATCGCCGAGCACTGGGACTTCGTCGCGGTGCGCCGGGCCGGCATCGCCCTGGCTCGCGAAATCGAAAGGCGCGCTGAGGATTTGGTCACCACCTCGTGGTGGAAGGAAGAACGCGGCAAGCGGATCTTCATCGACTACAACCAGAACGCGCGCGACCGCACCTTCGCCGCCGCCTATGCGGTGCGAGCCACTCCGATCGCCACGGTGTCGACGCCGCTGACGTGGGCTGAGTTGGCCGACGCCGATCCGGACGACTACACGATGGCCACCGTCCCGGCGTTGATCGCCAGCCGCGGCGACCCGATGGCGGACATGGATTCGCAGGCCCAGTCCATCGATGCGCTGCTGGCGATGGCCGACGCCGACGACGAGCGCGGTCTGGGTGACCTGCCGTACCCGCCGAACTACCCCAAGATGCCGGGCGAACCCAAACGGGTGCAGCCCAGCCGGGACACCGATCGCAAGGCCGACAGGGATATCGACGGCCACTGA
- a CDS encoding PecA family PE domain-processing aspartic protease produces MTPSSTSYLPTNPKIVAGVAYQLGRQQLVDAQTELNAATWGSGNIAGGLAAIVPNLLLASASATLDIWQGTNAGAQGFFASTANIPIIHQIAGGNLLANILLPSLAGAEMNTAAFLLPLVGLFTGTGSMTPVSNSLSAAMSNTRVYGFVPVSMKATTEPVVYLSVNGGPSVPVLVDTGSSGLVISYNAVNQNGLGSPTGSGSITYSGAPTDSYDYNIYTTTVDFGNGIVSGPTSVDVVTQADSAAFENFLSWGADGILGIGANAAGPGPSLPTTSLPGELSDGVLLYQGLFFGLGGLMIFGQNAMPVRASVSGAPDAWLQVQVNNGAKTTVGSIIDSGGVYGTMLQSIVGGAVGSTVPAGTKISVYTPDGNTLLYSYTTTSYGSPTVISTGLINTGYYAFQQGPVYINYAYNNPYGVGSTDFNYA; encoded by the coding sequence GTGACCCCGAGCTCGACCTCATACCTGCCGACCAATCCGAAGATCGTGGCCGGCGTCGCCTACCAACTGGGCCGCCAGCAGCTCGTCGACGCGCAGACCGAACTCAACGCGGCGACCTGGGGCAGCGGGAACATCGCCGGCGGTCTGGCCGCCATCGTGCCGAATCTCCTGCTGGCCAGCGCGTCGGCCACCCTGGACATCTGGCAGGGAACCAACGCCGGTGCGCAGGGCTTCTTCGCCAGCACCGCGAACATCCCGATCATCCACCAGATCGCCGGGGGCAATCTGCTGGCCAACATCCTGCTGCCGTCGCTGGCCGGAGCGGAGATGAACACGGCGGCATTCCTGTTGCCGCTGGTCGGTCTGTTCACCGGCACCGGGAGCATGACCCCGGTGTCGAACTCGCTGTCCGCGGCGATGTCGAACACCCGGGTCTACGGGTTCGTGCCGGTGTCCATGAAGGCCACCACCGAACCGGTCGTCTACCTCTCGGTCAACGGCGGTCCCAGCGTGCCAGTGCTGGTGGACACCGGTTCGTCGGGTCTGGTGATCTCCTACAACGCGGTCAACCAGAACGGTCTGGGATCACCGACCGGCAGCGGCTCCATCACCTACAGCGGTGCCCCCACCGACTCCTACGACTACAACATCTATACGACCACCGTCGACTTCGGGAACGGCATCGTCTCCGGCCCGACCAGTGTCGACGTTGTCACCCAGGCTGACTCGGCGGCGTTCGAGAATTTCCTGAGCTGGGGAGCTGACGGCATTCTCGGCATCGGAGCGAACGCGGCGGGGCCGGGCCCCAGCCTGCCCACCACGTCCCTGCCGGGTGAGCTGAGCGACGGCGTGCTCCTCTACCAAGGGTTGTTCTTCGGTCTGGGTGGTCTGATGATCTTCGGCCAGAACGCGATGCCGGTTCGGGCCTCGGTATCCGGCGCTCCCGACGCGTGGTTGCAGGTCCAGGTCAACAACGGCGCCAAGACCACGGTCGGATCGATCATCGACTCCGGCGGTGTGTACGGAACCATGCTGCAGTCGATCGTCGGCGGCGCTGTCGGATCCACCGTTCCGGCGGGCACCAAGATCTCGGTCTACACCCCCGACGGCAACACGCTGCTGTACTCCTACACCACGACGTCCTACGGCAGTCCGACGGTGATCTCCACCGGCCTGATCAACACCGGTTACTACGCCTTCCAGCAGGGGCCGGTGTACATCAACTACGCCTACAACAACCCGTACGGTGTCGGCTCGACGGATTTCAACTACGCGTGA
- a CDS encoding DNA polymerase III subunits gamma/tau: MALYRKYRPATFAEVVGQEHVTEPLSTALSAGRINHAYLFSGPRGCGKTSSARILARSLNCEQGPTPTPCGVCASCVALAPNGGGSVDVTELDAASHGGVDDTRELRDRAFYAPAQSRYRIFIVDEAHMVTTAGFNALLKIVEEPPEHLIFVFATTEPEKVLPTIRSRTHHYPFRLLAPRTMRSLIERILASEDVQVDDAVFPLVIRAGGGSPRDTLSVLDQLLAGAQDNRVHYQRALGLLGATDVALIDDAVDALAAGDAAALFGAVESVIDAGHDPRRFATDLLERFRDLIVLQAVPDAATRGVVDAPDDVLERMRDQAARLGPATLARYAEVVHAGLGEMRGATAPRLLLEVVCARLLLPSASDTESALLQRIERIETRMEISIPAGEAALSSTSAAPAKQYVRKTQAQPAAPAAPPASAPEPPPAPRPEPVAAPEPAAPPAPAARPEPVARPEPVARPEPVAPPAPVAKPEPVAPQPKPVPEPTPAPAAHAGEPGAAAVRSMWSTVREKVRQRSRTTEVMLAGAVVRAVDGDTLVLAHESAPLAKRLSEQRNADVIRDALKDALGVDWRVRCEVGSAGPVVAAAEPLPPEPAPDPVEAQRAEEDSMIAEVNREEDSAPRRDPEEVALELLQTELGARRIDG, encoded by the coding sequence GTGGCGCTCTACCGCAAGTATCGGCCGGCGACCTTCGCCGAGGTGGTGGGGCAGGAGCACGTCACCGAACCGCTGTCGACGGCATTGTCGGCCGGCCGGATCAACCATGCCTATCTGTTTTCCGGCCCGCGCGGGTGCGGCAAGACGTCATCGGCGCGCATCCTGGCCCGCTCGCTGAACTGTGAGCAGGGGCCCACCCCCACCCCATGCGGGGTGTGCGCCTCGTGTGTGGCGCTGGCACCCAACGGCGGCGGCTCGGTGGACGTCACCGAGCTCGACGCCGCCAGCCACGGCGGTGTGGACGACACCCGCGAACTGCGCGACCGCGCGTTCTATGCGCCGGCCCAGTCGCGCTACCGCATCTTCATCGTCGACGAAGCCCACATGGTCACCACTGCGGGTTTCAACGCGCTGCTCAAGATCGTCGAGGAGCCGCCCGAGCACCTGATCTTCGTCTTCGCCACCACCGAACCGGAGAAGGTGCTGCCGACCATCCGGTCGCGCACCCACCACTATCCGTTCCGGCTGCTGGCGCCGCGCACCATGCGGTCGCTGATCGAGCGGATCCTGGCTTCCGAGGACGTCCAGGTCGACGACGCCGTCTTCCCGCTGGTGATCCGGGCGGGTGGCGGCTCACCGCGTGACACGCTCTCGGTGCTCGATCAGCTGCTGGCCGGCGCCCAGGACAACCGGGTGCACTACCAGCGGGCGCTGGGTCTGCTGGGCGCCACCGATGTGGCGCTGATCGACGATGCGGTGGACGCCCTGGCCGCGGGTGACGCAGCGGCACTGTTCGGCGCGGTCGAGTCGGTGATCGACGCCGGTCATGATCCGCGCCGGTTCGCCACGGATCTGCTGGAGCGGTTCCGCGATCTGATTGTGCTGCAAGCGGTTCCGGATGCCGCAACCCGAGGTGTGGTGGACGCGCCCGACGATGTGCTGGAGCGGATGCGGGATCAGGCCGCCCGGTTGGGTCCGGCGACGCTGGCCCGCTACGCCGAGGTGGTGCACGCTGGGCTCGGCGAGATGCGCGGAGCCACCGCGCCCCGGCTGCTGCTCGAAGTCGTGTGTGCGCGGCTGCTGCTCCCGTCGGCCAGTGACACCGAATCGGCGCTGCTGCAGCGCATCGAACGTATCGAGACCCGGATGGAGATCTCGATTCCGGCCGGTGAGGCCGCGCTGAGCTCGACGTCCGCAGCTCCGGCCAAGCAGTACGTGCGCAAGACGCAGGCGCAACCGGCCGCACCCGCTGCGCCGCCCGCGTCCGCGCCGGAGCCGCCGCCGGCTCCCCGCCCGGAACCGGTCGCCGCACCCGAACCCGCCGCGCCACCTGCCCCGGCGGCCAGGCCCGAGCCAGTGGCCAGACCGGAACCCGTCGCCAGACCCGAACCCGTCGCCCCGCCCGCGCCCGTCGCCAAGCCGGAACCTGTTGCACCTCAGCCCAAGCCGGTCCCCGAGCCCACACCCGCCCCGGCAGCCCACGCGGGTGAGCCCGGCGCGGCCGCGGTGCGCAGCATGTGGTCCACGGTCCGCGAGAAGGTCCGACAGCGCAGCCGCACCACCGAGGTGATGCTGGCCGGTGCGGTCGTGCGCGCGGTCGACGGTGACACCCTGGTGCTCGCGCACGAGTCCGCCCCGCTGGCCAAGCGGCTCAGTGAGCAGCGCAACGCCGACGTCATCCGTGACGCGCTCAAGGACGCCCTCGGGGTGGATTGGCGGGTGCGGTGCGAGGTGGGCTCGGCAGGGCCCGTCGTCGCCGCCGCTGAACCGCTGCCGCCGGAGCCCGCTCCCGACCCGGTCGAGGCGCAGCGGGCCGAAGAAGACAGCATGATCGCCG
- a CDS encoding aminotransferase class I/II-fold pyridoxal phosphate-dependent enzyme → MSFHSLSRDELAAQHDVQRQNYADLQAKKLSLDLTRGKPSAIQLDLSNALLSLPGAGDYRDDEGTDTRNYGGLHGLPALRAIFGELLGVPVPNLIAGNNASLEMMHDAVVFSLLHGGVDSPRPWIQEPVVKFLCPAPGYDRHFAITETYGIEMINVPMLEDGPDVDLIEELVAADPAIKGMWCVPVFSNPTGTTYSWESARRLVQMQTAAPDFRLFWDNAYAVHTLTMDFPRQIDILGLAEKAGHPNRPFVFASTSKITFAGAGVSFLGGSLGNIAWYLQHAGKKSIGPDKVNQLRHLRFFSDADGVRLHMLRHQQLVAPKFALALEILDQRLSDSKIASWTEPKGGYFISLDVLPGTAKRTVALAKDAGIAVTEAGASFPYRKDPEDKNIRIAPTFPPESDLRDAIDGLATCALLAATESMLG, encoded by the coding sequence GTGTCGTTCCACTCCCTGAGCCGTGACGAGCTCGCTGCTCAGCATGATGTCCAGCGCCAGAACTACGCCGACTTGCAGGCCAAGAAGCTGTCCCTCGACCTGACCCGAGGCAAGCCGTCGGCCATCCAGCTGGATCTGTCCAACGCGCTGCTGAGCCTGCCGGGCGCCGGTGACTATCGCGACGACGAGGGCACCGACACCCGCAACTACGGCGGCCTGCACGGCCTGCCGGCACTGCGCGCGATTTTCGGTGAGCTGCTCGGCGTGCCGGTGCCCAACCTGATCGCCGGTAACAACGCGAGCCTGGAGATGATGCACGACGCCGTCGTCTTCTCGCTGTTGCACGGTGGCGTCGACTCGCCGCGCCCGTGGATCCAGGAGCCGGTGGTCAAGTTCCTCTGTCCGGCGCCGGGCTACGACCGCCACTTCGCGATCACCGAGACCTACGGCATCGAGATGATCAATGTGCCGATGCTCGAGGACGGCCCCGATGTGGACCTGATCGAGGAGCTCGTCGCGGCCGACCCGGCGATCAAGGGCATGTGGTGCGTGCCGGTGTTCTCCAACCCGACCGGGACCACGTACTCCTGGGAATCGGCCCGCCGTCTGGTCCAAATGCAGACTGCTGCACCGGATTTCAGGCTATTCTGGGACAACGCCTATGCCGTGCACACGTTGACCATGGACTTCCCGCGCCAGATCGACATCCTCGGACTGGCCGAGAAGGCCGGCCACCCGAACCGGCCGTTCGTGTTCGCCTCGACCTCGAAGATCACCTTCGCCGGTGCCGGGGTCAGTTTCCTGGGCGGGTCGTTGGGCAATATCGCCTGGTACCTGCAGCACGCGGGGAAGAAGTCGATCGGCCCGGACAAGGTCAACCAGCTGCGGCATCTGCGGTTCTTCTCCGATGCCGACGGGGTGCGCCTGCACATGCTGCGCCACCAGCAGCTGGTCGCGCCGAAGTTCGCACTCGCCCTGGAGATCCTGGACCAGCGGTTGTCGGACTCGAAGATCGCGTCATGGACCGAACCCAAGGGCGGCTACTTCATCAGCCTCGACGTGCTGCCCGGAACGGCCAAGCGCACGGTGGCCCTGGCCAAGGACGCCGGGATCGCGGTGACCGAGGCCGGCGCTTCGTTCCCGTACCGGAAAGACCCGGAAGACAAGAACATTCGCATCGCACCTACGTTCCCGCCGGAGTCTGATCTGCGGGACGCGATCGACGGTCTGGCCACCTGCGCGCTGCTGGCGGCCACCGAATCGATGCTGGGCTGA
- a CDS encoding SDR family oxidoreductase, with protein MTSLADQTVLVTGANRGMGRHYVRQLLDRGVAKVYAAARDPRTIEATDSRVVPLALDVTDPASVAAAAQAAPDVSVLINNAGIARLTSVLDPDATALREQLETNLLGPLALVAAFADRIAERSGAVVNVSSVLAWLPVGASYGVSKAALWSATDSMRTELAPRGVQVVGVHVGLVDTDMGAFADAPKSDPADVVCQVLDGIESGAQEVLADQVTRDARRQLGTPLDER; from the coding sequence GTGACATCGCTCGCTGATCAGACCGTGCTCGTCACCGGCGCCAATCGGGGCATGGGCAGGCATTACGTCCGTCAACTGCTGGACCGGGGAGTGGCCAAGGTCTACGCCGCGGCGCGTGATCCACGCACCATCGAGGCCACCGACTCCCGGGTGGTCCCGCTGGCTCTGGATGTGACCGATCCGGCTTCGGTGGCCGCGGCAGCGCAGGCCGCACCCGACGTCAGCGTGTTGATCAACAACGCCGGCATCGCGCGGCTGACCTCGGTGCTCGACCCCGACGCCACGGCTTTGCGCGAGCAACTCGAAACCAACCTGCTGGGCCCGCTCGCATTGGTGGCAGCGTTCGCCGACCGGATCGCCGAGCGGTCCGGAGCCGTCGTCAACGTGTCCTCGGTCCTGGCCTGGCTACCGGTCGGCGCCAGCTACGGGGTCTCGAAGGCCGCGCTGTGGAGCGCCACCGACTCGATGCGAACGGAACTGGCACCCCGCGGCGTCCAGGTGGTGGGGGTCCATGTCGGACTCGTCGACACCGACATGGGGGCATTCGCCGACGCGCCCAAGTCCGATCCCGCCGATGTGGTGTGCCAGGTTCTCGACGGCATCGAATCCGGTGCGCAGGAGGTGCTCGCCGACCAGGTGACCCGGGATGCGCGTCGGCAACTCGGCACGCCGTTGGACGAGCGGTGA
- a CDS encoding cutinase family protein, with amino-acid sequence MPRHRSALLVATALFTLAIPNNAPPAAAGACPDVQVIYARGTNTTPPVDPVGQALVNILTTQLAPRSLAIYGVDYPATLDLAGSTPQGSAVAWQYIQNQVAACPATRLVLSGYSQGANVIDALTADSGTALTVPTPMPAATAAHVAAVVLFGDPSRKVGGGPLTGRSSLYGAKTIDLCMPGDPICSWGTDLLAHGRYIDSGTVAQGAQFAASRVVQTTG; translated from the coding sequence GTGCCCCGACACCGGTCTGCTCTTCTGGTTGCTACCGCCCTGTTCACGCTCGCGATCCCGAATAACGCACCGCCAGCCGCCGCCGGAGCCTGCCCCGACGTTCAGGTGATCTATGCCCGCGGCACCAACACGACTCCCCCGGTCGACCCCGTCGGCCAGGCGCTCGTCAACATCCTCACTACGCAGCTGGCGCCGCGATCGCTGGCGATCTACGGCGTCGACTATCCGGCTACCCTGGACCTCGCCGGCTCGACGCCGCAGGGCTCCGCGGTGGCCTGGCAATACATCCAGAACCAAGTAGCCGCCTGTCCCGCAACGAGATTGGTGCTCAGTGGATACTCGCAGGGCGCGAATGTGATCGATGCGCTGACGGCCGACTCCGGCACCGCGCTCACCGTGCCCACGCCCATGCCGGCCGCCACCGCCGCCCATGTCGCCGCAGTGGTGCTGTTCGGCGACCCGTCGCGCAAGGTCGGCGGCGGTCCACTGACCGGACGCAGCTCGCTGTACGGCGCGAAGACGATCGACCTGTGCATGCCGGGAGACCCGATCTGCTCCTGGGGCACCGACCTTCTCGCGCACGGCAGGTACATCGACTCGGGCACGGTGGCCCAGGGCGCCCAGTTCGCGGCCAGCCGGGTGGTACAGACCACCGGCTGA
- a CDS encoding alpha/beta hydrolase family protein, with amino-acid sequence MGASRFVGRVGGLAVALGVGAALLSSGCGVALADQSTGSAASSGADGGSSADAGSSGSHAKSTGGSRRAASSDTGKVSSTGGAQSSSKHSRSTISLSTPGSSTDTSASDSSNNSAAPAASTATAGPAESSTYAAVTAPASAPKPSSTVGSVSPAAPVVAPATSISGALTTAINDLFDPLANGGPTVPVDNPLALALAAFTRRESASALTTTTAAAQTTASLTVGSNPIIVTPTLTISNGVIVGQSYVTDSSGSTLVYTLVSAPDKGGKVTFSATTDPNYVKGNFVYLPDQSVLSGATNEKFTIMVAQSTAFDQFLGNIPILGSLATPIINLLHQTPILGDLLAPVIGYSSLATFNSNTVLPATNPVAYTYKMPSFDGTLISVNWFPATGLTAGQQQQTVLDGPGLATAGQTDPYQLYGISGLTPGVSQLRDAGYNVVTWDPRGEFASGGILQLDNPFFEGRDVSAIVSWVAGLSASTLNTTGDPVVGMVGGSYGGGIQLTSASVDPRIDAIVPGIAWNSLNNSLYPNDAFKTAYGSLLLLSLITSGARINNQIYLGVLSGDLIGRLSETAQAVLSSSGPTSLLNNLKIPVLFLQGTVDVLFTLQQAIDNAQTVLANGNTDVKMVWYCGGHGVCLTGPTSPNPNLANTITFLNEQLKGIAPPIGSEIPNFQYTDQKGNWYQSTDLPVAGSPFFGTPEQVLTNASGGVLGIVPFLGGSGPGSGTPPYQATLPYSLGLASKASNAINVAVNTTGINQIVGSPTLSFDYQGIGTNRFVYAQLVDNKTGLVVGNLVTPVAVTMDGQTHTATVNMENIVYTVDDPNVDNLTLQITSSTTAYWSLTSYGVVNISNINLTVPTPANISPELLPT; translated from the coding sequence ATGGGTGCTTCGAGGTTCGTGGGTCGGGTCGGCGGATTGGCGGTTGCGCTGGGAGTAGGCGCCGCGCTGCTGTCGTCGGGCTGTGGTGTGGCCCTGGCGGACCAGTCCACCGGATCGGCGGCCAGTTCCGGCGCTGACGGCGGCAGTTCGGCCGACGCCGGCTCATCGGGCTCCCATGCCAAGTCCACCGGCGGCTCCCGGCGTGCCGCCTCCTCGGACACCGGGAAGGTCAGCAGTACCGGCGGGGCGCAGAGCAGCTCCAAGCACTCGCGCAGCACCATCTCGCTGAGCACCCCGGGATCGTCGACCGACACCTCCGCGTCGGATTCGTCCAACAACTCGGCCGCCCCTGCGGCGTCCACCGCCACCGCCGGCCCCGCCGAATCCAGCACCTATGCGGCGGTGACCGCACCCGCTTCTGCACCCAAGCCGAGCTCGACGGTCGGTTCGGTGAGCCCGGCCGCGCCCGTCGTCGCGCCGGCGACGTCGATCTCCGGCGCCCTGACCACCGCCATCAACGACCTCTTCGATCCGCTGGCCAACGGTGGCCCGACGGTGCCGGTCGACAACCCGCTGGCGCTCGCCCTGGCGGCGTTCACCCGGCGCGAGTCGGCCAGCGCGCTCACCACCACCACTGCGGCTGCCCAGACCACCGCGTCGCTGACCGTCGGGAGCAACCCGATCATCGTGACGCCGACGCTGACCATCAGCAACGGCGTCATCGTCGGACAGAGCTACGTCACCGACTCGTCCGGAAGCACCTTGGTGTACACGCTGGTCAGCGCACCGGACAAGGGTGGCAAGGTCACGTTCTCAGCCACCACCGACCCCAACTACGTCAAGGGGAACTTCGTTTACCTGCCCGACCAGTCGGTGCTCAGCGGCGCCACCAACGAGAAGTTCACCATCATGGTGGCCCAGAGCACCGCCTTCGACCAGTTCTTGGGCAACATTCCGATCCTCGGTTCGCTGGCCACCCCGATCATCAACCTGCTGCACCAGACCCCGATCCTCGGTGACCTGCTCGCCCCGGTGATCGGCTACTCCAGCCTGGCGACGTTCAACTCCAACACCGTCCTGCCCGCGACCAACCCGGTGGCCTACACCTACAAGATGCCGTCGTTCGACGGCACCCTGATCAGCGTCAACTGGTTCCCCGCCACGGGCCTGACCGCTGGTCAGCAGCAGCAGACGGTGCTCGATGGTCCGGGACTGGCCACCGCCGGCCAGACCGACCCGTACCAGCTCTACGGCATCTCTGGTCTGACCCCGGGGGTGTCCCAACTCCGTGATGCCGGCTACAACGTGGTCACCTGGGACCCGCGCGGCGAGTTCGCCTCGGGCGGCATCCTGCAGCTGGACAACCCGTTCTTCGAGGGCCGCGACGTCTCGGCGATCGTCAGCTGGGTGGCCGGGCTTTCGGCGTCCACGCTCAACACCACCGGCGACCCGGTGGTCGGCATGGTCGGTGGCTCCTACGGCGGCGGCATTCAGCTGACCAGCGCCTCCGTCGACCCCCGGATCGACGCCATCGTCCCCGGTATCGCCTGGAACTCGCTGAACAACTCGCTCTACCCGAACGACGCATTCAAGACCGCCTACGGCTCGTTGCTGCTGCTCTCGCTGATCACCAGCGGTGCGCGGATCAACAACCAGATCTACCTGGGTGTTCTCTCCGGTGACCTGATCGGCCGGCTGAGCGAGACCGCACAAGCGGTGTTGAGCAGCAGCGGACCCACCTCGCTGCTGAACAACCTGAAGATCCCGGTGCTGTTTCTGCAGGGCACCGTCGACGTGCTGTTCACCCTGCAGCAGGCCATCGACAACGCCCAGACGGTGCTGGCCAACGGCAACACCGACGTGAAGATGGTCTGGTACTGCGGTGGGCACGGCGTCTGCCTGACCGGGCCGACCTCGCCGAACCCGAACCTGGCCAACACGATCACGTTCCTCAACGAGCAGTTGAAGGGAATCGCCCCGCCGATCGGCTCGGAGATCCCGAACTTCCAGTACACCGACCAGAAGGGCAATTGGTACCAGTCCACCGATCTGCCGGTGGCGGGCAGCCCCTTCTTCGGAACCCCGGAGCAGGTGCTCACCAACGCAAGCGGCGGGGTGCTCGGGATCGTGCCGTTCCTCGGCGGTTCGGGCCCCGGTAGCGGCACGCCGCCCTATCAGGCCACGCTGCCGTACTCCCTGGGACTGGCGTCCAAGGCGAGCAATGCGATCAACGTCGCGGTCAACACCACCGGGATCAATCAGATCGTCGGGTCGCCCACGCTGAGCTTCGACTACCAGGGCATCGGCACCAACCGCTTCGTCTACGCCCAGCTGGTCGACAACAAGACCGGGCTGGTGGTCGGTAACCTGGTGACTCCGGTCGCGGTCACGATGGACGGCCAAACCCACACGGCCACAGTCAATATGGAGAACATCGTCTACACCGTCGACGATCCGAACGTCGACAACCTGACCCTGCAGATCACCAGTTCCACAACGGCGTACTGGAGCCTGACGTCATACGGCGTGGTGAACATCTCCAATATCAACCTCACCGTGCCGACACCGGCGAACATCAGCCCTGAGCTCCTCCCGACGTAG